AATCTAGATTACAGTCTACCTGGCCAATGAGCTTAACAACCAAGTACGTTACATCATTAAAAGGTGTGTGTACATAGAAGACCAATCAAAGATCTCCGAGATATGCCTTCCTATAAGCAAGATGGGGTATGAAGATTGTTACCAATTTGGTATGAAGTTGAAAGAGTACAGAAGCAACATCTTAATCATCTTCGTTTTTTGTGCTCAGTTCATGATCATCACATAGGTCTTCAGAGGAGTCACGCATAACCATATTCGGGAAAAGCTCTAGAAAGTCATCTCTTACTCTTTCCCTCAGTTCAGGGTACGGAAGAAGTCCTTTCAAGATAACTCGGTAAGGCAATGGGAGAGGAGGATCACGTGATTGCCTCATGTCTTCGTAAATCTCCATTGCCTCGGTTTCTAATCCGTTATCCAAGAAACATCTGACAATGTCGCCATATGTATGCTGATCAAACAGTAGTTGTTCCCTCTTTAGATCTTTCCAGACCCGCTTTGTCTCCACAACCTCTTTATTCCTTGCAAGCATCATAAGCATGTCCCTGTAAAGGAACATATCTGGCCGGTACCATATTTCTTTCCTCACCTTTTCGTATATCTAAAGGAACAAAGTAACCTTACTGTTAAACAAGACTCAAATTCTATTAAACAACTAGAAACTGAAATACACCACAGTTGGACTAGAAATGTCCAAACTGCATCCTGTTTACCCCATCTCTAGACGAACAAAAGCTTAGTATTAAAATGTCAGGTTCCATTTTACGATACTAGGATCTCATGCCCACAGTCTGGCTGTTGCAAGTGGAGTACATATAGCATAATTCTAATAATCGGAGGTGTGAGCATACCTTGATAGATAGGAAGACTTGATCTTGACGTTGAAATTCAGCAAGAACAGCAAAAAGATCTAATTTGAGCAGACGAGATACTTGAGTTTCCATAAATCTGTCAAGGCGAACCCGGTTTGATTTTAATCGTTTAAGTTCTTTTACAATGATTAAACCTTCTTTGCCCATCTCTTTTTTCCTTCCTCTCCATATTGATAAACTGGGGGCAGCTCCTGACGCAGAGAATTTACGCACACAATCACCAATTTCCTCCTTTGCTCCATGGTAATCATTGGCTAAATCATCTATGGTTTTCAGAGGAATAGCATTTTTTGATCCTCTTCCCCTTCGCAGAAGTGAATTCGAAGCCACGCGCAGCATCTTTCCAAATGCTAAA
The nucleotide sequence above comes from Papaver somniferum cultivar HN1 unplaced genomic scaffold, ASM357369v1 unplaced-scaffold_115, whole genome shotgun sequence. Encoded proteins:
- the LOC113329270 gene encoding pentatricopeptide repeat-containing protein At1g62350-like, with the protein product MDVTSIGSQLVFDWTKKLQKINVSVEAEEIYALYIFRHLYQEAVQVHFPVCCILPIKGHRRKTAFGKMLRVASNSLLRRGRGSKNAIPLKTIDDLANDYHGAKEEIGDCVRKFSASGAAPSLSIWRGRKKEMGKEGLIIVKELKRLKSNRVRLDRFMETQVSRLLKLDLFAVLAEFQRQDQVFLSIKIYEKVRKEIWYRPDMFLYRDMLMMLARNKEVVETKRVWKDLKREQLLFDQHTYGDIVRCFLDNGLETEAMEIYEDMRQSRDPPLPLPYRVILKGLLPYPELRERVRDDFLELFPNMVMRDSSEDLCDDHELSTKNEDD